The following coding sequences lie in one Lolium perenne isolate Kyuss_39 chromosome 2, Kyuss_2.0, whole genome shotgun sequence genomic window:
- the LOC127328564 gene encoding uncharacterized protein encodes MGVSQRLALAFPRASFRSASPQSRCRLHPPQSPASLHLLDPTRHPCLSSTSPLPLHGLDSAGELLPRAGVSRRRRLGFGRGCSIGCTGSRVRKEDGPVKKALGLWWVARTWAADELRGGDVYRRSSTPYFFTGRNERRPRLFVEECRVSRNKVVILLGLLHLVTTVDVGKGAGGAKTKICRPAEGHGRPVRRRKGGRGRAVERAREKLQADGRAAIEDASTVGDGGFTPQLRFLRVKLTHRDLDQPVLLVFRSSPYMVEAQLESDARQLQYYKELWEERAVTIVWRSANRYSVGRSCRHHRQAFVLASARLWCPWLQDQGDTMTFNKSQGQIFTKNYSFSWPALYCYIKSDFEKRVEGCFRTKKNFLFDAICVLPADMLSFCITYMDFS; translated from the exons ATGGGGGTCTCACAGCGATTAGCGCTT GCCTTTCCTCGCGCGTCGTTTCGGTCGGCCAGTCCCCAATCACGTTGCAGGCTCCATCCTCCCCAATCCCCTGCCTCTCTTCATCTCCTAGATCCCACACGCCATCCATGTCTCTCCTCCACCAGTCCACTGCCACTCCATGGCCTCGATTCGGCCGGCGAGCTGCTGCCCCGCGCGGGAGTCtctcgccgccggcgcttagggttCGGCCGCGGCTGCTCGATTGGATGCACGGGCTCGCGAGTCCGCAAGGAAGATGGACCGGTGAAGAAGGCGTTGGGGCTGTGGTGGGTGGCTAGGACATGGGCGGCTGACGAGCTGCGAGGCGGCGATGTCTACCGGCGCTCCTCCACTCCTTATTTTTTCACCGGCAGAAACGAGCGCCGACCTCGTTTGTTCGTGGAGGAGTGCCGTGTTTCTAGAAACAAA GTCGTCATCTTACTAGGATTGTTGCATCTGGTGACCACAGTTGATGTAGGAAAAGGAGCAGGTGGAGCGAAAACAAAGATTTGTCGGCCGGCCGAAGGCCACGGTCGCCCCGTACGGCGACGGAAGGGTGGCCGTGGGCGAGCGGTTGAGCGGGCGCGTGAGAAGTTGCAGGCCGACGGAAGAGCAGCGATCGAGGATGCAAGTACTGTTGGAGATGGAGGATTTACTCCACAACTTCGTTTCCTCCGCGTCAAGCTGACCCACAGAG ATCTGGATCAACCGGTTCTCCTTGTCTTTAG AAGTTCTCCATACATGGTGGAAGCACAACTTGAATCAGATGCTAGACAACTGCAGTATTATAAGG AACTTTGGGAGGAGAGGGCTGTCACCATCGTATGGAGGAGCGCCAACCGCTACTCCGTCGGAAGGAGCTGCCGACACCACAGGCAGGCGTTTGTCCTCGCCTCGGCAAGGCTGTGGTGCCCCTGGTTACAAGATCAAG GAGATACAATGACATTTAATAAAAGCCAAGGGCAGATATTTACCAAAAACTACTCTTTCTCATGGCCAGCTTTATATTGCTATATCAAGAGTGACTTTGAGAAAAGGGTTGAAG GATGTTTCAGAACTAAAAAGAACTTTTTATTTGATGCAATCTGTGTGCTCCCAGCTGACATGTTAAGTTTCTGTATCACATATAT GGATTTCTCTTAG